A region from the Beduinella massiliensis genome encodes:
- a CDS encoding folylpolyglutamate synthase/dihydrofolate synthase family protein translates to MDLLLARIGPPQNKLKMVHVAGTNGKGSTCATLEAILRAAGYRTGLYTSPYLQTYNERIRLSGMPIGEAALTDLVRRTAPVVEQLACEGVHVTEFEYGTALALCAFAQARVDIAVIEVGLGGRLDPTNVITPLLCAITAIGMDHMQYLGDTLEAIAGEKAGILKPGVPVVVSHMEESARRVIAATAERVGAPALFLDGKEAVCLLESAHGQRIRFALGDFCLNGAEFALPGAHQLDNAACALSCALKLRTLGFDLSEAAMRAGLACVRWPGRLEWIGNVLLDGAHNPQGVGVLCAYLRRHLDPAHTVLLTGMLADKDVSGMCALLRDRARAVVTAPPPVPRAMPPQELADCFAKAGAREVTACTDAETALKSARSLAGPDDVIVCAGSLYLIGTLRTLLCGEEKHGL, encoded by the coding sequence ATGGACCTGCTGCTTGCGAGAATAGGGCCTCCTCAAAATAAATTAAAAATGGTGCACGTCGCGGGTACCAACGGCAAGGGCTCGACCTGCGCGACGCTCGAAGCCATTCTGCGCGCGGCGGGTTACAGGACGGGACTTTACACCTCGCCCTATCTGCAGACGTACAACGAGCGCATCCGCCTGAGCGGCATGCCCATCGGGGAGGCTGCGCTGACCGACCTCGTCCGGCGTACCGCGCCCGTGGTGGAGCAGCTTGCGTGCGAAGGCGTGCATGTCACCGAGTTTGAATACGGCACGGCGTTGGCGCTGTGCGCGTTTGCGCAGGCGCGCGTGGACATCGCGGTGATCGAGGTTGGACTCGGCGGCAGGCTCGACCCTACGAACGTCATCACGCCGCTGCTCTGCGCGATTACCGCCATCGGCATGGATCACATGCAGTACCTGGGGGACACGCTGGAGGCGATCGCCGGCGAAAAGGCGGGTATCCTCAAGCCCGGCGTGCCGGTCGTCGTTTCTCATATGGAGGAATCCGCGCGGCGGGTCATCGCGGCGACTGCGGAGAGGGTGGGCGCTCCCGCGCTGTTTCTCGACGGAAAGGAAGCCGTTTGCCTGCTGGAGAGCGCGCACGGGCAGCGCATCCGCTTTGCGCTGGGAGACTTCTGTCTGAACGGTGCGGAATTCGCTTTGCCGGGCGCGCACCAGTTGGACAACGCCGCCTGCGCGCTCTCGTGTGCGCTGAAGCTACGGACGCTTGGATTTGATCTTTCTGAAGCGGCTATGCGCGCGGGGCTGGCCTGCGTGCGCTGGCCCGGCAGGCTGGAGTGGATCGGAAACGTGCTGCTCGACGGCGCTCACAATCCGCAGGGCGTGGGCGTGCTGTGCGCGTACCTGCGACGCCATCTCGACCCTGCGCACACGGTGCTGCTGACGGGGATGCTGGCGGACAAGGACGTAAGCGGCATGTGCGCCCTGCTCAGAGATCGCGCCCGCGCGGTGGTGACCGCGCCGCCGCCCGTGCCGCGCGCCATGCCGCCGCAGGAACTGGCCGATTGCTTTGCAAAGGCAGGCGCACGGGAAGTAACCGCTTGCACGGACGCTGAAACCGCACTGAAAAGCGCTCGAAGCCTTGCGGGGCCGGACGACGTGATCGTCTGCGCCGGCTCGCTTTACCTGATCGGAACGCTGCGCACGCTGCTGTGCGGGGAGGAAAAACATGGCCTTTGA